Proteins found in one Prochlorothrix hollandica PCC 9006 = CALU 1027 genomic segment:
- a CDS encoding SixA phosphatase family protein encodes MTKQLILFRHGKSDWGTEGLPDHDRPLAKRGIKAAQHMGKLVATADQIPDLVRSSTALRARTTAELAMTAGSWPCPLELNPALYDTTPLATLDFLRMTPDSINRLILVGHEPTWSTLASLLMGGGQVQMPTGAMISLELGLDSWATIAPDRGCLHWLLIPRLFAN; translated from the coding sequence ATGACTAAACAATTGATTCTTTTTCGCCATGGCAAATCGGACTGGGGGACAGAGGGTCTGCCCGACCACGATCGCCCCCTGGCCAAGCGGGGCATTAAAGCCGCTCAGCACATGGGCAAGCTGGTGGCCACCGCAGACCAGATCCCCGACCTCGTGCGATCGTCCACCGCCCTCCGTGCCCGCACCACCGCCGAACTGGCCATGACCGCCGGATCCTGGCCCTGCCCCCTGGAACTGAACCCAGCCCTCTATGACACCACCCCCCTGGCCACCCTCGACTTCCTGCGCATGACCCCCGACAGCATCAATCGCCTGATCTTGGTGGGCCATGAACCCACCTGGTCTACCCTGGCCAGCCTGCTCATGGGGGGGGGCCAGGTGCAAATGCCCACCGGAGCCATGATTAGTCTGGAGTTAGGGCTAGACAGTTGGGCCACGATCGCCCCCGATCGGGGCTGTTTGCACTGGCTCCTGATCCCCCGTCTCTTTGCCAACTAA